The following coding sequences lie in one Rhodopirellula bahusiensis genomic window:
- a CDS encoding Gfo/Idh/MocA family protein: protein MREVSTSNFGRRQFLAGVAAGVGTVALSSPLRAAANEEVRIAVLGAGGRGGELARTVNGVTGAKLVAVADPDEKRAASLAGKFGAKPYTDLREALDSDDVDAVVITTCNHWHCLAALWAIDAGKDVYVEKPLSHSQWEGRQVVEAAKKSGAIVQLGTQQRSDPIQMEARGFLHDDQGLGEIKYVQANRLGVRGPIGKRDTPLEIPKEVNYDLWLGPAQDQPIMRNNLHYDWHWDWNTGSGEMGNWGVHILDDIRNVAYQDQVSTPSKMIAAGGRMGWNDAGQTPNAHFALFETELFPTVIALSNMSIEPGKKGSWKIPGGKPMTGPGSGYVIVCEGGYYLGQRGSGKAVDLDGKTIRSFKADVSTVPAHVSNFVEAVKSRKADTLAAPIENGHHSTGWCNLANVAMRCAGSYNDEQVRSASELPAWSAVLDDMQDSLKRYGADMSELKSGPMLTHDPKTEQFVGENADMANPFLRREYRPGYEVKPVA from the coding sequence ATGCGTGAAGTCTCGACTTCAAATTTCGGAAGGCGTCAATTTCTGGCCGGTGTCGCGGCTGGCGTTGGCACCGTCGCCCTGAGCAGCCCGCTTCGTGCCGCTGCCAATGAAGAAGTCCGCATTGCGGTTTTGGGCGCTGGCGGACGTGGTGGCGAATTGGCTCGCACCGTCAACGGTGTGACCGGAGCCAAACTGGTCGCTGTTGCCGATCCCGATGAAAAACGAGCCGCGTCGTTGGCTGGCAAGTTCGGTGCAAAACCGTACACCGATCTTCGAGAAGCTCTCGATTCAGATGATGTGGACGCGGTCGTCATCACGACTTGCAATCACTGGCACTGCTTGGCTGCTCTGTGGGCAATCGACGCCGGCAAAGACGTCTACGTTGAGAAACCATTGTCGCACTCGCAGTGGGAAGGTCGCCAAGTTGTCGAAGCGGCCAAGAAGTCTGGTGCGATCGTTCAATTGGGAACCCAGCAGCGCAGCGACCCCATTCAAATGGAAGCTCGCGGGTTCTTGCACGACGACCAAGGTCTCGGCGAAATCAAATACGTGCAAGCCAACCGGCTCGGCGTTCGTGGTCCAATCGGCAAACGTGACACGCCGCTCGAAATCCCCAAAGAAGTCAACTACGACTTGTGGCTCGGCCCAGCCCAGGACCAGCCCATCATGCGGAACAATCTGCATTACGATTGGCACTGGGATTGGAACACCGGCAGTGGTGAAATGGGCAACTGGGGTGTCCACATCCTGGACGACATTCGCAACGTCGCCTACCAAGACCAGGTTTCTACACCGTCCAAGATGATCGCCGCTGGTGGTCGCATGGGCTGGAACGATGCGGGGCAAACTCCCAATGCTCACTTCGCATTGTTCGAAACCGAACTCTTCCCGACCGTGATTGCGTTGAGCAACATGTCGATCGAACCGGGCAAGAAAGGCAGCTGGAAAATTCCCGGCGGCAAACCAATGACCGGCCCCGGCAGCGGCTATGTCATCGTTTGCGAAGGCGGCTACTACCTCGGCCAACGCGGCAGCGGAAAAGCAGTCGACTTGGATGGCAAAACCATTCGCAGCTTCAAAGCCGACGTGAGCACCGTGCCCGCCCACGTCAGCAACTTCGTCGAAGCAGTGAAGAGCCGCAAAGCCGATACGCTGGCCGCACCGATCGAGAATGGCCACCACAGCACCGGTTGGTGCAACTTGGCCAACGTCGCCATGCGTTGTGCGGGCTCGTACAACGACGAACAAGTCCGATCCGCTTCGGAATTGCCTGCTTGGTCGGCTGTGCTCGACGACATGCAAGATTCGTTGAAGCGATACGGTGCCGACATGTCGGAATTGAAGTCAGGTCCGATGCTGACACACGATCCAAAGACGGAACAATTCGTTGGCGAAAACGCCGACATGGCCAACCCGTTCCTGCGTCGCGAATACCGACCTGGCTACGAAGTCAAACCCGTCGCCTGA
- a CDS encoding ABC transporter permease: MMWLRTFSLGVKSLTLHPLRTGLTMLGILIGVWAVIVLTAISQGASDQVQKQIESLGATTIIVRTIKPPEEKLAERSASKYGLLRAELDQILATLPTIQKAVPIREIRRQFTYRDKLCDGRLVGSTPGYATVNQLKIRERGGRFLTDADGLNNENVCVVATGVVEKLFPYEEPLGKRIYIPEHTDFYRIVGVLEARNPSAAIGGSLDSQDFSKDVYIPMQTMQKRIGDTIVTRRSGQFQIEMMELNQITLQVERVSQVRTTAAVIENILAPKHAEVGDIAVVVPLELLEQARNLRLMFLGIGILIACISLLVGGIGIMNIMLASVTERTREIGIRRALGAKRADIVRQFLVETIVLSFAGAFLGILLGFAGPPMYRLFIGLVARGFPDQFEALPSAIRDSQPAIVYETIPLAVIIAVMVGLVSGLYPAIRAARMNPIEALRHE; the protein is encoded by the coding sequence ATGATGTGGCTTCGCACTTTCTCGCTCGGCGTCAAAAGCCTGACCCTGCACCCGCTTCGAACCGGCCTGACGATGCTGGGGATCCTGATCGGTGTGTGGGCCGTGATCGTGTTGACCGCGATCAGCCAAGGTGCCAGCGACCAGGTTCAAAAACAAATCGAATCGCTCGGTGCAACGACCATCATCGTCCGAACGATCAAACCGCCGGAAGAGAAACTCGCGGAACGTTCCGCCTCCAAGTACGGGTTGTTGCGTGCCGAACTCGATCAGATTCTTGCGACACTGCCAACGATTCAAAAGGCAGTCCCAATTCGCGAGATTCGTCGACAGTTCACCTACCGAGACAAATTGTGTGATGGACGTTTGGTTGGCAGCACTCCCGGGTATGCCACCGTCAATCAGTTGAAGATCCGAGAACGCGGCGGACGGTTTTTGACGGACGCGGACGGACTGAACAACGAAAATGTTTGCGTGGTCGCGACGGGCGTGGTCGAAAAACTGTTCCCCTACGAGGAACCGCTCGGCAAACGTATCTACATTCCCGAGCACACCGACTTCTACCGAATCGTGGGCGTCTTGGAAGCTCGAAATCCGTCGGCCGCCATCGGTGGTTCTTTGGATTCGCAGGACTTTTCCAAAGATGTTTACATCCCGATGCAAACGATGCAAAAACGAATCGGTGACACGATCGTGACGCGTCGGAGTGGGCAATTCCAAATTGAAATGATGGAATTGAATCAAATCACATTGCAGGTGGAGAGGGTTTCGCAGGTTCGAACAACCGCCGCTGTGATCGAGAACATCCTGGCCCCCAAACACGCCGAAGTCGGTGACATCGCCGTCGTGGTCCCGCTCGAACTGTTGGAACAAGCTCGCAACTTGCGATTGATGTTCCTGGGCATCGGGATTTTGATCGCTTGCATCTCGCTATTGGTGGGCGGCATCGGGATCATGAACATCATGTTGGCCAGCGTGACCGAACGGACGCGTGAGATCGGCATTCGTCGCGCCCTCGGTGCAAAACGAGCCGACATTGTCAGGCAGTTCTTGGTCGAAACGATCGTGCTCAGCTTCGCCGGTGCGTTCCTCGGCATTTTGCTGGGCTTCGCCGGACCTCCGATGTATCGATTGTTCATAGGATTGGTTGCCAGAGGGTTCCCGGACCAATTCGAAGCTCTGCCCAGCGCCATTCGTGATTCGCAACCCGCCATCGTCTACGAAACCATTCCATTGGCTGTGATCATCGCGGTCATGGTTGGACTGGTCAGCGGTTTGTATCCCGCGATTCGTGCGGCTCGAATGAATCCGATCGAAGCCCTGCGTCACGAATAA
- a CDS encoding Rrf2 family transcriptional regulator — translation MVINAAVHYACLAMMDLAMHSNDGQPVRTSEITSRHDIPGPYLTQILRTLKSTGWVRAVRGAQGGYVLAVDPDSISLLDIAEAIGCTESTDRGDQPMSDAQRALQQRWNEASEESRARLARVRLGDVVRECQDIAAPMFYI, via the coding sequence ATGGTGATCAACGCTGCCGTCCATTACGCCTGTTTGGCGATGATGGACTTGGCCATGCACAGCAACGACGGGCAACCAGTCCGTACGTCGGAGATCACTTCACGCCATGACATTCCCGGTCCCTATCTGACGCAGATCCTTCGCACATTGAAATCGACGGGTTGGGTTCGTGCGGTTCGAGGTGCTCAAGGCGGATACGTCTTGGCCGTCGATCCGGATTCCATTTCGTTGCTGGACATCGCCGAAGCGATCGGCTGCACCGAATCGACTGATCGAGGCGACCAACCGATGTCAGACGCCCAGCGTGCTCTGCAACAAAGATGGAACGAAGCTTCGGAAGAATCTCGAGCACGCCTGGCTCGCGTCCGCTTGGGCGACGTCGTCCGAGAATGCCAGGACATCGCCGCCCCGATGTTCTACATCTAA
- a CDS encoding HlyD family secretion protein, which translates to MRSIQFSPLRQHAGAERRRVRSARPVFPDSRNPASAWRYPATSADQPRTGGIMVGLLICLVLLGVGGYFGYQRYVAQQSTINVDDLIVTEVTKSAFDHTVVEQGEIESSSNTEILCEIESRGGSGTSILWVIDEGSRVRKGDKLVELDSSNLEIELKEDRIQVITAEANVATASALVEQAKIAREEYLEGVFKTDEKTIQSEIAVAEQELRKAQLAIGSTERLVAKGLVKSLQLEADKFALANARNQLESAQARLKVLQNLTRRKMLVQFDSDIDAAEATLSAARSELLEEQQDFADVERQIELCVMYAPTDGVVVHANKYSSRGGNAEFVVEAGAQVRERQAIIELPDPTRMQVRCKVNESRVTLLRRGMPAKIRLDALPEVVLKGRITKVNRYAEPGSWFSSSVKEYATTIEIIDPPEIIRTGMTAAVEVFIQQLPDATQVPIQGLYEHGGMMYSLVQNGPLEFETREVEVGAINDTMANIVTGLEPGERVILNLREHLNLLDLPEIVAVDNSEMRDLRETSPAGGEDEADAESDRKPGAGPPGAGPPGGRKPGMGKPGGGRPPQGGGGGKPNSPRPNQQSGTETSSDAVGQSESDVESSNGDSTEAVTAVAETTSVAS; encoded by the coding sequence ATGCGATCAATCCAATTCAGCCCGCTTCGGCAACACGCCGGCGCGGAGCGACGTCGCGTTCGTTCGGCTCGCCCAGTCTTTCCCGATTCCCGAAATCCGGCATCCGCTTGGCGGTATCCGGCCACCTCGGCCGATCAACCGCGAACGGGCGGGATCATGGTCGGCCTGCTGATTTGCTTGGTTCTGCTCGGTGTCGGCGGCTACTTCGGTTACCAGCGGTATGTCGCTCAACAGTCAACAATCAATGTCGATGATTTGATTGTGACCGAAGTCACCAAATCAGCCTTCGATCACACGGTCGTCGAGCAGGGCGAAATTGAAAGCAGCAGCAACACCGAGATTCTCTGTGAAATTGAATCCCGTGGCGGTTCGGGAACCTCGATCCTGTGGGTCATCGACGAAGGTTCGCGAGTTCGCAAAGGCGACAAACTGGTCGAGCTCGATTCCTCTAACTTGGAAATCGAACTCAAAGAAGACCGGATCCAAGTGATCACCGCCGAGGCCAACGTTGCCACCGCATCGGCTTTGGTCGAGCAAGCCAAGATTGCTCGCGAAGAATACCTCGAGGGCGTCTTCAAGACGGACGAGAAAACGATCCAAAGTGAAATCGCGGTGGCCGAACAAGAACTGCGAAAAGCACAATTGGCAATTGGCAGTACCGAACGCTTGGTCGCAAAGGGCTTGGTTAAATCGTTGCAACTGGAAGCCGACAAGTTCGCACTCGCCAACGCTCGCAACCAATTGGAATCTGCTCAAGCCCGCTTGAAGGTGCTGCAGAACCTGACCCGCCGAAAGATGTTGGTTCAGTTCGACAGCGACATCGACGCGGCGGAAGCCACTCTGTCTGCGGCCCGTTCAGAATTGCTGGAAGAGCAACAAGACTTCGCCGACGTTGAACGTCAAATTGAGTTGTGTGTGATGTACGCACCGACCGACGGCGTCGTGGTTCACGCGAACAAATACAGCTCACGCGGCGGCAACGCAGAATTCGTCGTGGAAGCCGGTGCCCAAGTTCGTGAACGCCAAGCCATCATCGAACTTCCCGACCCCACACGCATGCAGGTTCGTTGCAAGGTCAATGAATCCCGCGTGACGCTGCTGCGAAGAGGCATGCCAGCCAAAATTCGCTTGGACGCGTTGCCCGAAGTCGTTTTGAAAGGTCGCATCACCAAGGTCAATCGCTATGCGGAACCTGGCAGCTGGTTCAGTTCTTCCGTCAAAGAATACGCCACCACGATCGAAATCATCGATCCACCTGAGATCATTCGAACGGGTATGACCGCGGCCGTCGAAGTGTTCATCCAACAACTTCCCGACGCGACTCAAGTGCCGATCCAAGGTTTGTACGAGCATGGCGGCATGATGTATTCGCTCGTTCAAAACGGCCCACTCGAATTTGAAACCCGCGAAGTCGAAGTCGGCGCGATCAATGACACGATGGCCAACATCGTCACCGGTTTGGAACCCGGCGAACGAGTGATTCTCAACCTGCGTGAACACTTGAATCTGCTGGACCTGCCTGAGATCGTCGCTGTCGACAACAGTGAAATGCGTGACCTTCGAGAAACCTCGCCGGCTGGGGGGGAAGATGAAGCCGACGCCGAATCGGATCGCAAACCTGGTGCGGGTCCTCCCGGTGCCGGACCTCCTGGAGGCCGAAAACCCGGCATGGGCAAACCAGGAGGCGGTCGCCCACCACAAGGTGGCGGCGGTGGAAAACCCAACTCCCCACGCCCGAATCAGCAATCGGGAACCGAGACTTCCAGCGATGCGGTTGGCCAGTCCGAATCGGACGTCGAATCTTCGAACGGCGATTCGACCGAGGCCGTTACCGCGGTTGCTGAAACCACCTCGGTCGCGTCATGA
- a CDS encoding ABC transporter ATP-binding protein, which yields MSVPNAYDTQNSDASSSGTALANQESKSDASGGRLATSIKNLTKEYVLKSETVRALRGVSFDVPEGDFVAIMGPSGSGKSTLLNLLGCLDQPTAGHLMLGDDDIGTMSDDELADIRSRRIGFVFQSYNLIQQLSVVENIQVPLYYQGKLGPEQHQRVVELADRVGLGDRLDHRPNQLSGGQQQRVAIARSLVNDPFFILADEPTGNLDSVTTEEILTLFDVLNSEGRTIILVTHEDDVADRAKRVVRLKDGMLHSDELVPDSQRESARNAQRDAAKAILAKQGLES from the coding sequence ATGAGCGTCCCCAACGCCTATGACACTCAGAATTCGGATGCATCTTCGAGCGGAACAGCTTTGGCAAATCAAGAATCGAAATCAGACGCCAGCGGAGGGCGTCTCGCGACGAGCATCAAGAACTTAACGAAGGAATACGTTCTCAAAAGCGAAACTGTCCGTGCGCTTCGTGGCGTCTCCTTTGACGTGCCCGAAGGTGACTTTGTCGCCATCATGGGACCATCGGGTAGCGGCAAGAGCACGCTTCTCAACTTGCTGGGATGTTTGGATCAACCCACGGCAGGTCATTTGATGCTGGGTGACGACGACATCGGCACAATGTCCGATGACGAGTTGGCTGATATTCGTAGCCGCCGGATCGGGTTCGTGTTCCAGTCGTACAACTTGATTCAACAACTCAGCGTCGTTGAAAACATTCAGGTGCCGCTTTACTACCAAGGCAAACTGGGTCCTGAGCAACACCAACGAGTTGTCGAATTGGCCGATCGTGTTGGCCTGGGCGACCGACTCGATCACCGTCCCAACCAATTGTCCGGTGGTCAGCAACAACGCGTTGCAATCGCCCGATCACTGGTCAACGACCCGTTCTTTATCCTCGCGGATGAACCGACGGGTAACCTGGACTCGGTCACAACGGAAGAGATTCTGACTCTGTTTGATGTGCTCAACAGCGAAGGCCGAACAATCATTTTGGTGACGCACGAAGACGATGTTGCCGACCGCGCCAAACGGGTTGTGCGTCTGAAGGACGGCATGCTGCATAGCGACGAGTTGGTGCCCGATTCACAACGTGAAAGTGCTCGCAACGCTCAGCGTGACGCCGCCAAAGCTATCCTTGCAAAACAAGGGCTCGAATCATGA
- a CDS encoding UTP--glucose-1-phosphate uridylyltransferase, whose amino-acid sequence MSAAQPSAQNQSVLSFDELKSRLEPFQQTQLLRFWDSLDSNQQTHLSQQIAQVDFAQLKTLVEGNDKSVDFGELAARAAMPQAVASDGSGCDWTLEQAQQRGEEALRSGEIATVLVAGGQGTRLGFDQPKGMFPVGPVSERTLFQFFADRLIAAGEKYGVDVPLYLMTSEATHEDTRRYFEKNDYLGLKPEQVTIFQQGTMPAVDAATGDVLMADKGSLALSPDGHGGTLRALSRNGCMDEMRKNGRKHLFYFQVDNPLVGLCDPVFIGHHLLACSEMTTQVIRKRYPTEKVGNVVEIDGQTQIIEYSDLPDSAAEMTNSDGSLKLWAGNIAVHLFDLDFLERMLQLDASLPIHRASKKVPHVDAEGQQVKPDSPNATKFEQFIFDLLPHAKNTIVCEANPADAFAPVKNANGAATDTPELARQAICDLHRRWLRSCGVTVDDSVKVEINPRFAMDPAELSEKLGESGQTAAEQTISTDQYFC is encoded by the coding sequence ATGTCTGCCGCCCAGCCGTCCGCTCAAAACCAATCCGTCCTCTCGTTCGATGAACTGAAGTCTCGGTTGGAACCGTTTCAGCAAACACAGTTGCTGCGGTTTTGGGACTCGCTCGATTCGAACCAGCAAACGCACCTGAGCCAACAAATCGCACAAGTCGACTTTGCTCAGCTGAAAACTCTGGTCGAAGGCAACGACAAATCAGTCGACTTCGGCGAACTGGCCGCCCGCGCCGCGATGCCACAAGCCGTCGCCAGTGACGGCAGTGGATGCGATTGGACGCTCGAGCAAGCCCAGCAGCGCGGTGAAGAAGCCTTGCGTTCCGGCGAGATCGCGACGGTGTTGGTCGCCGGCGGCCAAGGAACTCGCTTGGGATTCGATCAACCCAAAGGCATGTTCCCGGTTGGCCCCGTTAGCGAGCGAACGCTCTTTCAATTCTTTGCCGATCGCCTGATCGCGGCCGGTGAGAAGTATGGCGTCGACGTCCCGTTGTATTTGATGACCAGCGAAGCGACGCACGAGGACACACGTCGCTATTTCGAAAAAAACGACTACCTGGGCCTGAAGCCCGAACAAGTCACGATTTTCCAACAAGGCACCATGCCAGCCGTCGATGCCGCCACCGGCGATGTGTTGATGGCAGACAAAGGATCGCTCGCGCTCAGCCCCGACGGACACGGCGGGACCCTGCGAGCACTTTCGCGAAACGGCTGCATGGATGAGATGCGGAAGAACGGACGGAAGCACCTGTTCTACTTCCAAGTCGACAATCCTTTGGTCGGCTTGTGCGATCCGGTCTTCATCGGGCATCACTTGTTGGCATGCAGCGAGATGACCACGCAAGTCATCCGCAAACGTTACCCAACCGAAAAAGTTGGCAACGTCGTCGAGATCGACGGCCAGACTCAAATCATCGAGTACAGCGATCTGCCTGACTCAGCTGCGGAAATGACCAACTCGGACGGCAGCTTGAAGCTGTGGGCTGGCAACATCGCCGTGCACCTGTTCGACCTCGACTTCCTCGAGCGAATGCTGCAACTGGATGCGTCGCTGCCAATCCACCGAGCCAGCAAAAAGGTGCCGCATGTCGACGCCGAAGGCCAGCAGGTGAAACCCGACAGCCCCAACGCAACCAAATTCGAGCAGTTCATTTTTGACCTGCTGCCACATGCGAAAAACACGATCGTTTGCGAAGCGAATCCGGCTGACGCCTTTGCACCCGTCAAGAATGCCAACGGCGCGGCGACGGACACCCCTGAATTGGCCCGTCAGGCCATTTGTGACTTGCACCGGCGTTGGTTGCGGTCCTGTGGCGTGACCGTCGACGATTCAGTGAAGGTCGAAATCAACCCGCGATTCGCCATGGATCCCGCCGAACTCAGCGAAAAACTGGGTGAATCGGGCCAAACCGCAGCAGAGCAAACGATCTCGACGGATCAATATTTTTGCTAA
- a CDS encoding flagellin, with product MTRINTNVSSLVAQNRLQASNEDLQTALTRLSTGLRINSGADDPAGLIASEALRSEVTSLGRAISNTRRASQIISTADSALGQVSNLLNDVRGLVVEAANNGALSTEEIAANQLQIDSSLEAINRIAQTTTFQGRKLLDGSLDFVSTAGGVDSIRDVNIDQANLGITGQIDVEVVVQSEATQATVTTGGFSPAAAASVSFGSSTTADINGESIDIVGPEGFTSVTFVDDINNSNLGDVSYDDTTGVLTITGNFTGDSATPPQVDADASAVEIQNLINAEDGFSASGTTVAGTQALPADVTADVAFQIDAIAEGSEFNNVQIEFVDLNDAAADDAATASFDDEQKILTVTFNSQAATPTNRDYAAIATAIDAVQDDEGNNLFTSTNNSGANAFVAPEPPLTTGNSGGEVLLDDLVFQLNGASGAETFNFAGGTGQDQIAAAINLVSDSTGISASTTTGQLQFTSTAYGSEALINIDVINEGTSGTFESSLAETRATGVDIVATVNGVEANGRANTLSINTSSLDLEVTVDDGSSANFSFSITGGGALFQLGPDVTSNQQARLGIGSLSTGQLGGANGRLYELGSGQAKSLTNDVNGAASVIDEVIDKVTSLRGRLGAFQATSLESNLVSLNETLANLEEAESSIRDADFAQESANLTRAQILVQSGTNVLSLANQNPQNVLSLLG from the coding sequence ATGACAAGAATCAATACCAACGTTTCGTCGCTCGTTGCACAAAACCGACTGCAGGCTAGCAACGAAGATTTGCAAACGGCATTGACTCGATTGAGCACGGGTTTGCGAATCAACAGCGGGGCGGATGACCCAGCTGGTTTGATCGCAAGTGAAGCGTTGCGAAGCGAAGTGACCAGCCTTGGTCGAGCGATCAGCAACACGCGGCGTGCCAGCCAAATCATCAGCACCGCCGACAGTGCTCTGGGCCAGGTCAGCAACCTGCTCAACGACGTCCGCGGTCTGGTCGTCGAAGCGGCCAATAATGGGGCGTTGTCCACTGAAGAGATCGCTGCAAACCAATTGCAGATCGATTCATCATTGGAAGCCATCAACCGGATTGCACAAACGACGACTTTCCAAGGTCGTAAGTTGCTCGATGGGTCGTTGGACTTTGTTTCAACCGCCGGCGGCGTGGATTCGATTCGCGACGTCAATATCGACCAAGCCAACTTGGGCATCACCGGTCAGATTGATGTGGAGGTCGTGGTTCAGTCCGAGGCGACTCAAGCGACCGTGACCACGGGCGGATTCAGCCCAGCTGCAGCGGCATCCGTCAGCTTTGGTAGCTCGACGACGGCGGACATCAATGGTGAATCAATCGATATCGTTGGGCCGGAAGGGTTCACTAGCGTTACTTTCGTCGACGATATCAACAACTCCAACCTAGGCGACGTGTCTTACGATGACACCACCGGAGTGTTGACCATCACTGGCAACTTCACCGGTGATTCCGCGACCCCTCCCCAAGTGGACGCTGATGCAAGTGCGGTTGAAATCCAAAACCTAATCAACGCGGAAGATGGATTTTCGGCTTCCGGAACAACGGTCGCTGGTACTCAGGCATTGCCCGCCGACGTCACTGCTGATGTCGCGTTCCAAATCGATGCGATCGCAGAAGGCTCGGAATTCAACAACGTTCAGATCGAGTTTGTCGACTTGAACGATGCGGCGGCCGATGATGCCGCGACAGCTTCGTTCGACGACGAGCAGAAAATTCTGACCGTGACTTTCAACTCGCAGGCCGCGACCCCAACCAATCGAGACTACGCCGCCATCGCGACGGCCATCGATGCGGTCCAGGACGATGAGGGCAACAACCTGTTCACCAGCACGAATAACTCAGGAGCGAACGCATTCGTCGCTCCTGAGCCACCGCTCACGACTGGAAACAGCGGCGGCGAGGTGCTCTTGGATGATTTGGTCTTCCAGTTGAATGGTGCCTCGGGTGCTGAGACATTCAACTTCGCTGGAGGCACGGGGCAAGATCAAATTGCCGCTGCGATCAACCTGGTCAGTGACAGCACGGGAATCTCGGCCAGCACGACAACCGGCCAGTTGCAATTCACTTCCACCGCATACGGTTCGGAAGCCTTGATCAACATCGATGTGATCAACGAAGGCACATCCGGGACCTTTGAATCTTCTCTCGCCGAAACCCGCGCAACCGGAGTCGACATCGTCGCGACGGTCAACGGTGTGGAAGCGAACGGACGTGCCAACACGTTGTCGATCAACACATCGTCGCTGGATTTGGAAGTCACCGTTGACGATGGGAGTTCCGCGAACTTCTCGTTCTCGATCACTGGTGGCGGGGCGTTGTTCCAGTTGGGGCCAGACGTCACCAGCAACCAGCAAGCTCGTTTGGGCATCGGTAGCTTGAGCACCGGTCAGCTCGGTGGAGCGAATGGTCGTCTCTATGAATTGGGCAGCGGTCAAGCCAAGAGTTTGACCAACGACGTCAACGGTGCCGCCTCGGTCATCGATGAAGTGATCGACAAAGTCACCAGCCTTCGCGGTCGACTCGGTGCATTCCAAGCCACGAGTTTGGAAAGCAACTTGGTCAGCTTGAACGAAACGCTCGCCAACTTGGAAGAAGCAGAAAGCTCGATTCGTGACGCCGACTTCGCACAGGAATCCGCGAACCTGACCCGGGCTCAGATCTTGGTTCAATCGGGAACGAACGTGTTGTCGTTGGCCAACCAAAACCCACAGAACGTGTTGTCGTTGCTCGGGTAA
- a CDS encoding phosphoadenylyl-sulfate reductase, producing MPIRLNETAVVNPTYVPAESESNPVSSESASKPSLRVLTPAEIAHNAAAAGPDVDAQGIPTKRGALAADPPLAPTEEFLAELKRDSDSLESATPQEVLKWAVDRFAPKFTMATAFGPEGMTIIHMLATIAPETPIFNLETGYQFQETLDLREKVKERYGMEVQYKYPDTTVEEFETLHGGPLYKTDPNRCCFERKLRVLHRAASGWHAWASAIRRDQSEDRAKAPIVGWDKKFQLVKISPLANWTKKDVWSLISKESIPYNPLHDQGYPSIGCQACTRPVQIGEDERAGRWSGFQKTECGLHTSD from the coding sequence ATGCCCATTCGCCTGAACGAGACAGCCGTGGTGAACCCCACCTATGTCCCCGCTGAATCCGAATCCAACCCTGTCTCGTCCGAGTCAGCGTCCAAACCGTCGCTGCGCGTGCTGACGCCTGCCGAAATCGCTCACAACGCTGCTGCGGCCGGCCCAGACGTCGACGCCCAGGGGATTCCTACCAAACGGGGCGCACTGGCGGCTGATCCGCCTTTGGCTCCCACAGAAGAATTCCTGGCGGAACTGAAGCGAGACAGCGATTCTTTGGAATCGGCAACGCCACAGGAAGTCTTGAAGTGGGCGGTGGATCGCTTCGCCCCCAAGTTCACCATGGCGACCGCTTTCGGCCCAGAAGGCATGACGATCATTCACATGCTCGCCACCATCGCTCCTGAAACACCGATCTTCAATCTGGAAACCGGCTATCAGTTTCAGGAAACGCTCGATCTTCGCGAGAAGGTCAAAGAGCGGTACGGGATGGAAGTCCAATACAAATACCCTGACACAACGGTCGAAGAATTCGAAACGCTTCACGGCGGGCCGCTCTACAAAACCGATCCCAATCGCTGCTGCTTCGAACGCAAACTACGAGTTCTGCACCGCGCGGCCAGCGGTTGGCACGCTTGGGCCAGTGCGATCCGTCGCGATCAAAGCGAAGATCGCGCCAAGGCTCCGATCGTTGGCTGGGACAAGAAGTTTCAACTGGTGAAGATCAGCCCGCTGGCGAACTGGACCAAGAAAGATGTTTGGTCGCTGATCTCGAAAGAGAGTATCCCGTACAACCCGCTGCACGACCAAGGCTACCCGAGCATCGGATGCCAAGCCTGCACACGTCCCGTCCAAATTGGCGAAGACGAGCGAGCGGGTCGGTGGAGCGGATTCCAAAAGACCGAATGCGGATTGCACACCTCGGATTGA